From the Anguilla rostrata isolate EN2019 chromosome 5, ASM1855537v3, whole genome shotgun sequence genome, the window ACGGTTTTCCCACATAGTCTTTTCGGGCTGGGCCCGGCCGAGATATGTGGGCTGCCCGGCCACCAGGCACACGCCTGCAGACACCACCCCCAGGCCTGGCTCCAGGGATGGGTCCCGGGTAACACTGTTCCAGGCAGGGCAAGCTGAATCTTAATTCTTTTTACCATTCAGTCAAGGTCATTTTGGATCGAGTTCATCTGTGTTCCCAACCCAGTTTGCCttgggggaccccgccaggggTCACAGCTCTCGGGATCAGAAAAACTTGCGAGCCCTTCCGCCACGGCAAGGCCATGTTCCAGGAAGGGGGTTCATGTCTGAGCCTTCCAGTGCGCCACGGCAAGGCCATGTTCCAGGAAGGGGGTTCATGTCTGAGCCTTCCAGTGCAATTCTATTTACGTCGCGAAGTGCGACACCTGATATGACGGCAGACGGGAATCTTGCCATGTCATGAAGTATTACATGattcatgaaaaaagttgtAACCCCcagttaatgtaataaccaCTGGTTAATGCAattagttattacattaactgcTAAAAGTTAGTAAGTACTGCATTCCTAACCCCATTTaagatttttattacattaaccatcagttattacattaaagaGGAAAAAGTTATTACATTGTGCATATTGCATATTAATCATTACATCATATTAAATATTGATCATTCAACATTacatattaatcatttttattgcatcAATTGTTGTGATACATTGTGATACAACTGATTTTTCatcttaaatttttaaaaatacatttatagtaatttatttaatgatggTTGGTAAATTAACATGCTTTCCTatccaagtaaaaaaaatttttaaagttttgcttttttcactttttggacacaagacttatgtattttgttgtttttcccctgaaatacatttttcatcttaaatttcttcaaacacattttcattcatttatttcactgtgattGTTAAATAAACATGACTTTTTAttcatcagaatttttttttatgacatttaaaaattttttgcatttatttcatgttttggacataagcctgaAGTCTTacatattttcttgatttgccactggaacacatttttcatcataaaatacatttatattcatttctTCCACCAAGGTGATGAAATGTACATGATTTCCTTccaatctgaatttttttttaagttacattttgaaaacacatttctattaatttatttaactgtgATTAAATATACATGATTGCCTTTCCATGTGAATCAAAAACAGTAtaattatcccccccccctctgtcacaGTTACATGGGTGGGGGCGTATGAATTTAGCACGGGACTGCTTGGACTTGGGTTTAAATAGTAATGAGCGTAAACGGATCAGGAGCACTGAGGTGTGAAAGCTGTCTGCAGTGAAGTTTGGCAGGTGTTGGGGTGACGGCGATGAGGGGGGTGAGGGCCTGTAAGCTCTGTTATTGCCCTTTGGCAGTTTAGGGTGGCATGTGGCATCCCCTGGGGtggccacacagagagaggatcACACACAGTATCTGCTGACCAGAggccctcgggggggggggcctgggggggggggcatgtggcatccctgggggggggggggcatgtggcatcccctgaggggggggggagagggggggacatGTGGCAtcccctgagggggggggggggatgtggcaTCCcgtgagggggggcgggggggggagggcatgtGCATCCCCTGAGGTTGGGGGCATGTGCAAATCCCCGGATCACACACGCAGCTGCTGACCAGAGGGCCTCGTTTCTGTAGAGGGCCACTGTGTCGTCTCATGCTGTACCCGTTTCCACCTTGGACTTGACTAATACCTCCCGTGGCCGCCATCCTGTGACCTGTGATCTGTGATCTGTGATCTGTGACCCAGTGATTCTGTGATCCTGTGACCCTGTATTCCTGTGATTCTGTGATCCTGTGACCTTGTGATCCTGTGATTCTGTGATCCTGTAATCCTGTGACCCCGTGATCCTGTGACCCTGTGATTCTGTGATCCTCTGACCCTGTGATTCTGTGATCCTGTGACCCTGTAATCCTGTGATTCTGTGACCCTGTAATCCTGTGATTCTGTGATCCTGTGACCTTGTGATTCTGTGATCCTGTGATCCTGTGGGGGCTAGTCTGGCACAGAGCCCTGCACAGAGTGCTGGTCAGTGTGTCCACACTCCCACCAGGGCTTGGGGACAGATTCAATCTGACTACAGCGTGTGTTTTGTTCATTCTGAGGACCTGCAAAGCAGATCGTCTCAGCAAAATGCTCTGAGACAGGAGACTGAGCAAAATGCTCTGAGACAGGAAACTGTGGCGTGTGTACGTGGGTATACAAAAGCGAAATACATCACCAGTACTACTTctgctatattattattaattattattattattattattattattattattatcatcgttgttataaatattattataacagcgtgagagatggagaaagtgaaagagaaatCATTCTCATAGGACGGGAGCgttgacaagaaaaaaaaagccgcGAAAAACAAAGTCGAAGAAAAATACGTTAGGGGCGCTGGCATGGTTACACAGTGATGCGCTGACCTACAGAAACGGGGGCTCGGGGGAGTTAGAGGGCACTTCCTAACGTCCTATAATGAAACGCCCACCACCCCAAACTCCCGCCGCACGTCAGCTGTTTCCCGGCGCTGAACTTATATGACCTCTCATGCCCCAAAGCTAACAGCAGCTGCGCGCACAGCTACTACGAAGAAGTGCAGTGTTTGCAAACTGTTTCCGTTTCCATCCGGCTAATACAGGGTCAAATGTTCTGCTTACTAATACCAGCTGATACCATCCCAACACTATGATCAATCACCAGTAAAACACTACACGCAGCGCAACATTGCTCCGGCTAACACTATACCAATGCGCGCGGTTCATTGAAAAGGGTACTGTTGTTTAAGAACTAAAACCACTCATAAGAACACATATCgttataaataataacaaatactacaaataatttaacataACTGTGGAAAAAAGTGTTATTAGTTGTTTTCCCACCAACAAGTCACGTTAGGAATTGTTCTTGTTTGTAAGAGTAATAACTAATTGATCGAGACGACTGCATTGCTGACAGTGAGGcatctatgtataaaaaatgaatgcgaaaacaaaaaaatcagttgaACGATATGTGTATGGCGAAATGTGTCAAATCTAGTGCCACGTGCGTGAAGTTGACTAGGCTGTATTACCAAATTTGGCTCTGTAACGCGCGCCACATGTAGCGAAACAAAATCTTCTCCGATTATCATTAACAGAAGTGATGGGGGAAATAAACTTACTTCAAATATTATcttctcaaaaataaatcaaaacagaacGTCGTGGTCGCTGATATTTCAAAACTTCGGTTCTTCCCCAACCATAAAACCGTCTTGATTCTCCTTCGCTCCTCTCCCCCTTTGGACACGtcagaagtaaaaaaatgaactcCAAAATCAAAAACGCTGCCACCCAAAACTTTGCACGTTTTATTCAGGAGCCGATAGCAGGAAAGGGGCTCACGCAACCAGGCTTTTTCCTTTACACTCAgtcgccccctccctctttctatAAATGGGTCATAATTTGGCACaacacactttctctccctctctctgacacacgCCTTTCCTACTCGCATTAAAAACTCTCAATGCCAACTTTCTGCTGTCAAAGACGCGCTTTACTCTGAGCGCAACGACGCCATCTCTCGCAACCGTCCTGTATTGGAGGGAGTCGCTGTGAATGTAAGGCGTCATAAATGCAATGCGATGAATAACTTTTTGTGCATTGCTCCAACAGTAGCCATTTCAGGCTTGTGCGCGCGCAATCCAGTCGGTTTTGAGCGAGGTAAGTAAAATCTGTTCCGGTAGTAATTTAGGGGGTTTAAGGCAGgggattattattatatttttgtaaacaatacatcatacacacagacatctgtccttgaaaagttagtaTGGTTTTCTGGTCAATTTTAGCTGGAATGGTTGGCTAGACGTCCCCGTCTGTATAACAGTTATAATTATGCCACCTCTTGAGCTGTTATAAcgcgttttatttttatttttttattttttcattttttttctgtcatgtttACAGAAtaccatctaaagagaaaacgagagggttggtacccagggaggtcatggagaggaCTTCAGATTGGGATATTATGGACactagatggtgttgaaaacTATCTATAAGTAGTGTCCTTTTTGGAAGACCTTTGACACTGTTATATTGCTCAAAATATCTATTGTGGTGATAGTTTCACATCCAGTAAAATGAAATCAGTTGTTCGTTTGCTGGATGTTAGGTTGACCTGCAAGTGTTCTCCTGGCCCTTCAAAATTTAATCTttcatttaaacttatttttgaaaaaatacatgttgtATCTGGAATTATTCCCAgttttcttggttttgtttgttttcagaccTTTGCATTCTTGTTTAATTTTACTAAAAAcgaattgtacattttttaaactataattttcaatataaatcagatttgaaacaaaatgtgcCATTTCGTGTTTGTGTTTAGAGAAACTAGCAGGACATTGTTAAGGTTCCCACAGAATGAAGTGTCTAAGGAGGAaagaatattattaataattattataatgataatCACAATGATAAACCATAGAAAAAGGTCTGAAATTAAGTGTTTATTGGTATTTCTTTTCCAtgaagcatttttcatttgtggaattaaaacaataatgataatggtATCAATTACAATACCAAAAATTCTACAAAATGgattccctttttctttttagtttcaacagagaaaaggaaaaaaaaaacattactaaaAATAACTTACATTTCCAATTCCATTTCAgatcaaatgtgttttttttttgtttttttgcaaattggtttcacatgaaaaaacagcacaagAAAAGAGTGGGGAGGAACAGAGGAGTTGGGACGAGGTTTCCCTTCTCCACCCAGGCACCACTCCCCTCGCCTCTACGCCACTCCCCCACCTGCCACATCACCTCCTCTACTCCTCTACTCCCAAAGCACACCCCCAGCTGCTTGCTAACCCACGGTCTCTGGTGGCTAAGGTCCCTCCTGGAAAAACACTAGCTTCAGAAACAGCGCCCCCACCTATCGCTCAGGCAAAGATGGGGAACTGCAGCTCATTGTAGCTGCCACCATAACAatgacaaaacaacaacaataatcattacaataataataataataataataaatgaacaacaaTGTGCAAGTTAAGGgtaaaaagtaaacaaagttaatgttttaaaaatgaaaactgaaagcaCGGTGGTGCCTGTTTTTGGAATATAGCAAGAAATACACACAtgacaaaaacagaagaaaaaaaaaaatcaaacaaaaatatcagtagCCATAATATTAGTGTCAAGGTCGCCCTTTACTAGACCTCACCAGCTCTGACAGAAAACTGCGGCTCACACACGGACTCGAGTGCTTCTGTGTGCGGCGCTCAGACACTGAGATCAGCCTCAGGGGCTTGCGTAGCATGGCTCAGTGGAACCAGCTAATGATCCCCAATGGGGACTGGCTGCTGCAGCACAGCACTGCGGAGTGTTTATGTTGCCCCATCGCTGAGGTAACCGTACAGTACAACACAGTACAATGCAACAGCAACAGGGTGTATCGTCATGGTTACTGTAGGAAGGGTACAAGGGTGCTAAGGGTGTCACGTCTCAAAAAGGGATCGgtagaatgaaaaaaatatttaaaaaaaaaaacaaaactgatgtCATAGAAATGAAACTTCTTCAAATGGAATGCTTatatgtgatgtcataaaaggGACAGATTGTTACTGTGTTGTcatgccacagacacacagagaatcGTAAGAAtagctgtcaatcacatggaACCAAACGCTGTCAGAAATTCAAATGGGTGTTTTCCCTTCAGTCAGTGTAATGACCATTTTGCtggatgctttttttaaatcagaaggGCCCTGTATGAAAGACTGGTCTGCATAAACCTCACTGTCAGCTGCAGTGATGCTCAGCTACGGCTGAGGATGGAGCTCTTGATTTTAGTCCAGATACATGGTGTAGTGGAGCCATTTACAGACACTGCACAataacacacccaccacccaacTACCTTGAGTTAGCATGATTTAGCACAGAAGAACCATGATTTCCCTCTTCATGTAAACGTGCTGGTAGTGTCGGGGGCCTGGCTTGGCAGCTCTTAACCGTCTGCTTAGACACACGTCTCGCGTCCTCACCCTCAGGCTCGGACGTCTGTGATTGGGCCCTTAAGCATCTGACATCACCGCTGAATGGGACTGGCTCCTATCGGAACGATAAAGCACtgacaggatgtgatgtcaccaaaaagaaaagacaggaaGAAGAATGTGAATGTTTCTGTCTGCGGTGAAATGCGAGGACGGCATTAAAGAATAtcattcagaataaataaatggttcaACGTGGCTTCTGTACACAACGCTGTGGAATAAAATGTCATTCAGTCTAAATGCAGAATATGAAGTCTTTTTAAGCCCTGATTCATCACGTCTAAACCCTGCAACCCAGTGGCATCCTTCTAAACGCACCTGCTGTTCCAGCCCTGCCATCAATCCCCCACGCCCAATCAGATACCCAGCCCTGCTATCAAACCCCCACGCCCAATCAGATACCCAGCCCTGCTATCAATCCCCCACACCCAATCAGATACCCAGCCCTGCTATCAAACCCCCACAGTCAATCAGATACCAAGGCCTGCTATCAAACCCCCACACCCAATCAGATACCCAGCCCTGCCATCAAATCCCCATGCCCAATCAGATACCCAGCCCTGCCatcaatcccccacccccaatcagATACCCAGCCCTGCTATCAAACCCCCACGCCCAATCAGATACCCAGCCCTGCTATCAATCCCCCACACCCAATCAGATACCCAGCCCTGCTATCAAAcccccacagccaatcagataccCAGGCCTGCTATCAAACCCCCACACCCAATCAGATACCCAGCCCTGCTATCAAACCCCCATGCCCAATCAGATACCCAGCCCTGCTATCAAACCCCCACACCCAATCAGATACCCAGCCCTGCCATCAAACccccacagccaatcaaatacCCAGCCCTGCCAACAAAcccccacagccaatcagataccCCGGGTTCCAGCAGCTGATCTCCTCTGCACAcatcctctccttccctccttagTGACAGCTCGCCTCTCATTaccattttaaactgaaaccCAACAGAATCTGGAACAGACACTGCCTTGACACTGGAGCTTCCAGCACAAGAGAGATGTacaacatgctttttaaaagatttcTCCTGGTTTTTAAAAGCGGTGGGATGTTAATTTGTCAGGGCAGAGCCCTtttcatctctccatctctcttccctctccttctccatctttccctccctcttcctctctcccaccatcttcccctccctcttcctctcccaccatccctctcttcctccatcctcccctccctcttcctctcccaccatccctctcttcctccatcctcccctccctcttcctctcccaccatccctctcttctctgtcctcCCATTCCCTTCACTGATTGTCTTTGTCCTTTCATGCCTCCATCCAAAATCCAAATTTTTATCCTCCACCACCTTTTATTCCTGCTTTCCCTCTGCCCCTCTTCCATCACCCCATTTCTCCCGTCCCTCTTTTCATCTTCTCTACCTCCCCTTTTGCCCCCTCACCCTaactctccatccctccatcccccttcctctctccctcatccatctctccctccacccatcccaccctccctccttccctgcccctatctctctccccatcccaccctccctccctctttccctcttcctccctccatcttctctcccccatccctccctccctgcctccctcctcctctcgcccccatctctccctccctcttcctctaccCCCcatcctccttcctctctcccccctccctccctcccccttcctttcCCCCCATCCTTCTTCTATGTCCAGAAGATGTTGGTGATGTCAGAGTCCAGGCTGTAGATCCAGATCAGCAAGGGGGCGGAGACTAGCACAAAGGACCAGGACACGCCCCTGAGGGCCTGACGGACAGGGGTGAGCAGCATGTCGGCCAGgtccccctgccccgcctcctGGCCGCGCCTCCTGCgggcctgctcctcctccagctccaggtcATAGCCCGGCTCGATGTAGTTGCGGGCCAGGAACTTCAGGGCCTCGTCCATCAGGATGACGGGCAGCGACATCTTGAGCACGGTCACCCACTGCGGCCAGGACAGCGGCCGGATCTGAAAGATCatctgcaggagaggagaggagagaggagacacGTCAGCCAAGCTGGGACAGGCCCGCTTCACCTCCGCGGCTACCTCAGTTAACGCCTTCAGCAGTaaggggtggggtgagggggcggggcactcAGCAGTAAGGGAACGGGGCACTCAGCGGTAAGGGGCGGGGCACTCAGCAGTAAGGGGGCAGGGCACTCAGCAGTAAGGGGGCAGGGCACTCacgggtgagggggcggggcactcAGCAGTAAGGGGCGGGGCACTACAGCGGAGCGGCACTCAGCGGTGGCGGGGCACTCAGCAGTAGAGGGGGCAGGCACTCAGCGTAGGGGGCAGGGCACTCGACGCAGGTAGGGGCAGGGCACACTCACCAGGTAGAGGCAAGGAGGCGGCCCACATACAGGGATCACCGAAGGGCCCACGAGAGAAGTGCAGTTCGCCAGGAGAGGCATGCCTGCAACCAGCACGGGTTCGACCAGGCAGCACATTCACAGACATTATACCACAAGacgcacacattacacacacacacacacaaacacacacattacacacatgcaccacaccattacacacacacacacacacatacacattacacatacacattacacacacacacacacacattacacacatgcaccacaccattacacacacacacacacaaacacacacacacacacagaaaacctgCCATGTCACTGCTCACCAGCCAAACCGGGactcaatttaatttcaattcagtAAATTCAGAAAATCAACTGAAATTTAGCTCATGCATGGTAAACTGGCAACAGAATatatccattttaatttaatggaaTTGTGGGAGTTGTGGTCCTCCGGCACCTGTTGAGGGCGTTGCACATCTCTATGGTGACAAGGACGGAGAGGGCCATGGTCATGGGGTACGGCGACTCGAAAACCGAACACTGCACCCCCGCAAACTCACTGTGCCCCTCACTGCACTGCAGGTAGTgcgactggggggggggagagagagagagagagagagattggtgggctggtatctgttaaggctctgttccagtgtgcggatgggccccatggtctggtatctgttaaggctctgttccagtgtgtggatgggccccatggtctgatatctgttaaggctctgctccagtgtgtggatgggccccatggtctggtatctgttaaggctctgttccagtgtgtggatgggccccatggtctggtatctgttaaggctcttctccagtgtgtggatgggccccatggcccTGGTTGGAACTGCAACAATGCCAGGGCTAACTGCCTAACCAAAAGGGTGATACGTAACTGGAATCAGGGCGGGTTCAACTGGTCAGGATCTGCATCTCACTGATATATAGCGACCTCTGCTGGTCAGTCAGGCACCTGTGGTCTGCTTGCTAAATGTCTGCCTCATGTCTGTGCAAAGCTTGGCTTGGCTCGTCTACCCTCCCTGGCGTCGCTGGTAAAGACCGCAGCACGAGTGTGGCTGTATATAACCGGGAAAAAGGTCACTAATCCAGGGATTATTACCAGCTGGTAGAAGGTGACTTTGGGTCCATCATGAGCTGCCATGAACCACCAAGCGGCAGCTCCCACAGTGGCTGCACCCACataacctgagagagagagagggggagcgggtgaaggagggagagagggggaaagagaaagagagagggagcttcaaatttcttaatttttaaaaaacattttccttctTTCCAAGCCTTTTCCCGCTAATGCCTAGTTGACACTAGTTAGCATTAGTTACCAATGGGAAAGAGCACGCTCTGACCAGGCTGTTTGGCCACAGGGAGTGCGGGGGGATACAGTCAGGTGTGAAACAGCAGTCAGTATAGAGAATTATGACACAGCTTTAATGCtggattctgattggccacttcAGGCATTCAGCGGTCACATATTTCTGTATAATGACCGCTGCTGTGTGTAACGGGCCGCTTTAACCTAGAACTATCAACTCCGCAGAAAGAAGCGCCACAGCTGTGAATTTGATCGTTGtcactttaagaaaatcaataaatctacCGCCATGCGTGGTTGTGTTGCCTCGTAAATCTATTCGTGACTGCTGTACTACGCTAACATATGCTAGCTATACACTAAATTCAGACAGATTTACAACGGCGAAGCAAAAACTGAGCTATTGTTAGCCATGTTACAAGAGGCACGAGGCGGAATCACATGCCGGGGAGGAAATGAATGTCGGTGACATTGAGCCAGAAATACAGACAACAACATAAGAGTCGTCTTTCAGCTGTCGATACAGCGGTTCGGCGTACAGCTGTTCCAGTTAGCCTTACACAAGAGCGAGCGTCCgattttaaatttcatacaAATGTGTATGACGAAGAGTCCGTTAACTTACTGGTGTGAACTTGCCTCGTATCTTACTCCAATACCCCGTTAGCCAGTACTTTTGAAGAGGCAAGCACACGATGAGACCACTCTGACCTAAAGCCCAACTCTATTTTAATATTAACCAAGCAACGTGAATAACAGAGAACCTAGCAtaaagctaacattagctggcaTTCTAACCTGGTTGAAAGGAACAAGAAGTACGCTTTGTCTACTCTGCATTaccaaaccatttaaaaaagcaagaccgagagagatagagattgAGTTATGGCAATTTTCTTAAATAACTGACCAAtaaccaaaattggtgctaattctATAATTAgaaggaaatatttatttctgatagaatcattgttttcatggaATCACAGAATTAGCAATCAGAGGTTTCTGCttaacaacggtccaaatagagctaacagagttttgcttgacgcCGCTAGAACAGTATGGGTTTTTGAGGGACTCACAGCCGATGATCAGGTATCTGCAGAAGAGCCAGCCGGAGATGAGCGGCTCcttgggggagcgggggggccgTGACATGATGTCCAGGTCGGGGGGGTTGAACCCCAGGGCTGTGGCTGGGAACCCGTCTGTCACCAGATTCACCCACAGCAGCTGGACTGGAATCAAGGCCTCGGGCATTCCCAATGCAGCAGTGAGGAATATACTAGAACAGAgagcgggggagggagagggagagagacgtgTTGATTTAGATTTCATGTAAgctatgctttggcaatactaTGCCAATGTGTGCTCATGCCAAGAAATACATTCTTGAATTACTGTCGTCACAAGACACTTCACACGAGAAAGAAACTAAACTACAGTCCCCATAAACCATGTCACACGAGAACTACAGTCCCCATAAACCATGTCACACGAGAATGAAACTACAGTCCCCATAAGACACCTCACACATGAAAAACTAAACTACAGTCCTGAAGGAAGACATGAGGGGCGGGTCTTACCAGACCACCTCTCCAATGTTGGAGGAGATGAGGTAGCGGATGAACTGCTTCATGTTGTTGTAGATGGCTCGGCCCTCCTCCACCGCTGCCACAATGGTGGAGAAGTTGTCGTCGGCGAGAATCATCTCCGAGGCTGACTTAGCAACGGCCGTCCCAGAGCCCATGGCGATGCCAATCTCTGCCTTCTTCAAGGCAGGGGCATCGTTTACCCCATCTCCTgtctgagagacacacacagactcagtaacacacacacacacacacacactcacatacagacacacttagacacactcacatacagacacacacacacgctcacacacacactcacatacagacacacgcacacacacacacacgcacacgctcacacgcacacacacacgcactcgcactcgcacaggcacacacacacactcgcacgcacacacactcacacacacacacacacgcacacgcacacacactcacacacacacttagacacactcacatacagacacacacacacgctcacacacacacttagacacactcacatacagacacacacacacgcacacacacacacgctcacacacacacacacacacgcacacacacacacacacacgctcacacgcacgcacacacacactcgcactcgcacaggcacacacacgctcacacatacacacacagactcgtGGGGACCTCACCATGGCGGTGATGTCGCTCAGACTCTGCAGGTACTCTACGATGCGGCTCTTGTGGGTGGGCTCCACGCGGGCGAAGCAGCGACAGGTGCGACAGGCCTGCCGCTGCAGGTGGGGGGGCAGCTCGTCGAACTCGCGCCccgtcagcccccccccaaatggcccgccctgcccctcctcctcctcctgctccgtGATAATGCCCACGCGGCGGCAGATGGACATCGCCGTCCCCTTATTGTCCCCTAGAACCATGGCAACCGcaagggcggggccagggggagggggggagagagagagagagagagagagagagagagagagaaagggagagggagggagggagggagagagagagagagagagagggagagagagcgagagaaagctTATTAAACAGTTCCGCGATCAGCGGTATCTGACCGGGGATCAGCGTATTGACTGCGGATCAGCGGTATCGACCGTGTGGATCAGCGGTACGACCGGCAGGATCAGCGGACTGACCGGCGGATCAGCGGTACCTGACCCGTGCGGATCAGCGTATCTGACCCGTGTGGATCAGCGGTATCTGACCTGCGCGGATCAGCGGTATCTG encodes:
- the si:dkey-28b4.8 gene encoding sarcoplasmic/endoplasmic reticulum calcium ATPase 2; its protein translation is MPLLANCTSLVGPSVIPVCGPPPCLYLMIFQIRPLSWPQWVTVLKMSLPVILMDEALKFLARNYIEPGYDLELEEEQARRRRGQEAGQGDLADMLLTPVRQALRGVSWSFVLVSAPLLIWIYSLDSDITNIFWT